The Marivivens sp. LCG002 genome contains a region encoding:
- a CDS encoding LysR family transcriptional regulator has product MSYLENIRTFVRVYELGSMSAAGRDLRISPAVTSSRISQLESHLGVRLFQRTTRNLTPTEQGRAFYRGAKSVLEAVEDAEAEVVEMTDNLRGTLYVAAPLGVGRRLLAPYVAEFIESYPEVCIRLRLSDRRVDLTTEGLDLAFFLGQPEDSNLRIRNISDCRRVLCAAPSYIERRGMPEDGTALVEERHECLNLRFPGAPEFQWKLETPEGPQRFRVSGRLESDDGDVLTDWALAGRGIVLKPVFEVAQHLVSGALVPVATKTPPVPIQMACLFTHRRFQDPKTRLFLEFMAVKIAEQVRSAEKQAQLPR; this is encoded by the coding sequence ATGTCTTATCTTGAGAATATCCGAACTTTTGTCCGCGTCTACGAACTCGGGAGCATGTCTGCCGCAGGGCGCGATCTTCGGATTTCGCCTGCAGTCACGTCTTCGCGGATTTCGCAGCTTGAAAGTCATCTGGGGGTGCGACTGTTTCAGCGCACGACGCGGAACCTTACCCCGACCGAGCAGGGGCGTGCGTTTTACCGTGGGGCGAAGTCGGTTCTCGAGGCGGTTGAAGACGCCGAGGCCGAAGTCGTCGAGATGACCGATAACCTTAGGGGCACGCTCTATGTGGCGGCCCCGCTTGGCGTGGGGCGACGGCTTCTTGCGCCCTATGTTGCTGAATTCATAGAATCCTACCCAGAGGTATGTATAAGGCTCCGTCTTTCGGATCGGCGCGTGGATCTCACGACCGAGGGGCTTGATCTCGCGTTTTTCCTTGGTCAGCCCGAGGACAGCAATCTGCGCATCCGCAATATTTCCGATTGCCGGCGGGTTCTATGTGCCGCGCCCTCGTATATCGAAAGACGCGGGATGCCAGAGGACGGAACCGCTCTTGTCGAGGAAAGACACGAGTGTCTGAACCTCCGGTTTCCCGGTGCGCCAGAGTTCCAGTGGAAACTCGAGACGCCAGAGGGACCGCAGAGGTTCCGCGTCTCGGGTCGATTAGAGAGTGACGACGGCGATGTGCTGACAGATTGGGCCCTCGCGGGGCGGGGCATCGTGCTCAAGCCTGTTTTCGAAGTGGCGCAGCATCTTGTTTCGGGGGCGCTTGTTCCCGTTGCGACCAAGACGCCTCCTGTCCCGATCCAGATGGCCTGTCTTTTTACCCATCGACGGTTTCAGGACCCCAAGACGCGATTGTTCCTCGAGTTCATGGCGGTCAAGATTGCCGAACAGGTGCGCTCGGCCGAAAAACAGGCTCAGCTGCCGCGATAG
- the hemE gene encoding uroporphyrinogen decarboxylase — MAQTKTILRALAGETLPTPPIWMMRQAGRYLPEYRATRAEAGDFLSLCYNSDLAAEVTLQPIRRYGFDAAILFADILLLPQALGADLWFVTGEGPRLSTTTTPEGLRALKPADAIHEHLAPVYETVRILSRELPSETTLIGFAGAPWTVATYMIAGQGTPDQGPAHALKAADRATFQGIIDLLTESTILYLSEQIKAGAEVVKIFDSWAGSLEGQDFIDFAVKPAARITKALKDIHPDVPVIAFPRGAGERYAGLHAAIGADCIALDDGVTPEWAAAHVQTGGCVQGNLASSHMVTGGETLVQETRRVVDAFSKGPHIFNLGHGITPDANPENVQLMIDTIRNGK; from the coding sequence ATGGCCCAGACGAAAACCATCCTCCGCGCGCTTGCCGGTGAAACCCTTCCGACCCCTCCGATCTGGATGATGCGTCAGGCTGGACGCTATCTTCCCGAATACCGCGCCACCCGCGCCGAGGCGGGCGACTTCCTTTCGCTGTGCTATAACTCGGATCTTGCCGCAGAGGTCACGCTCCAACCGATCCGCCGATATGGCTTTGATGCGGCAATCCTCTTTGCGGACATCCTTCTTCTCCCGCAGGCACTCGGCGCTGACCTGTGGTTCGTGACAGGCGAAGGCCCGCGTCTTTCGACCACAACCACGCCCGAGGGTCTCAGAGCGCTCAAGCCGGCGGATGCGATCCACGAGCACCTTGCGCCTGTCTATGAAACCGTGCGCATCCTCTCGCGCGAACTGCCTTCCGAAACGACGCTGATCGGCTTTGCCGGTGCGCCTTGGACGGTTGCGACCTATATGATCGCAGGCCAAGGCACCCCCGACCAAGGCCCTGCGCACGCGCTCAAAGCCGCCGACCGTGCAACGTTCCAAGGGATCATCGACCTTCTGACCGAAAGCACGATCCTCTACCTTTCGGAGCAGATCAAAGCCGGCGCCGAAGTCGTCAAAATCTTCGACAGCTGGGCAGGAAGCCTTGAAGGTCAGGACTTTATCGACTTTGCCGTTAAACCCGCCGCCCGCATCACCAAAGCGCTCAAGGACATTCACCCCGATGTTCCCGTGATCGCATTCCCGCGCGGCGCAGGCGAGCGTTATGCGGGCCTCCACGCTGCAATCGGTGCGGACTGTATCGCGCTCGATGATGGCGTCACGCCCGAGTGGGCCGCCGCCCATGTTCAAACGGGTGGCTGCGTTCAGGGCAACCTCGCCAGCAGCCACATGGTCACAGGCGGCGAAACGCTGGTTCAGGAAACCCGCCGTGTCGTCGATGCCTTCTCAAAGGGTCCGCATATTTTCAACCTCGGTCACGGGATCACCCCCGATGCCAACCCCGAAAACGTGCAGCTCATGATCGATACGATCAGAAACGGAAAATAA
- the hemC gene encoding hydroxymethylbilane synthase, translating into MTLILPTPAEPLKIGTRGSPLALAQANETRDRLAAAFDLPHEAFTIVVIKTTGDRVLDRPLKEIGGKGLFTREIEEAMLCGDIDIAVHSMKDMPVLQPEGLLLDTYLPREDVRDAFVALDGSKLADLREGATVGTSSLRRKAQLLNRRPDLQIVEFRGNVQTRLKKLNDGVAEATFLAMAGLNRLGMSDVPRTAIEVDEMLPAVAQGAIGIERRADDSRCAEMLAAIHHHETGLRLAAERAFLAALDGSCETPIGGLAELDGGTIRLRGEILRTDGSESVADDATAAIEDGAALGREMAAKLLELSGPNFF; encoded by the coding sequence ATGACACTCATTCTGCCCACTCCCGCCGAACCGCTGAAAATCGGAACCCGTGGCTCGCCACTTGCGCTTGCGCAGGCGAATGAAACGCGTGACCGCTTGGCTGCTGCTTTTGACCTGCCGCATGAGGCCTTTACGATTGTGGTGATCAAGACCACGGGCGACCGCGTTCTGGATCGTCCGCTCAAGGAAATCGGCGGCAAGGGGCTTTTCACGCGCGAGATCGAAGAAGCGATGCTTTGCGGTGATATCGATATTGCGGTGCATTCCATGAAGGACATGCCCGTGCTTCAGCCCGAGGGGCTTTTGCTCGACACCTATCTTCCGCGCGAAGATGTGCGCGATGCCTTTGTGGCGCTCGACGGGTCCAAACTTGCCGATTTGCGCGAGGGCGCGACGGTCGGCACCTCGAGCCTACGCCGCAAAGCACAGCTTTTGAATCGTCGTCCCGACCTTCAGATTGTCGAGTTCCGTGGCAACGTTCAAACGCGTCTGAAAAAGCTGAACGACGGTGTGGCCGAAGCGACCTTCCTTGCCATGGCGGGTCTCAACCGTTTGGGCATGTCGGATGTGCCGCGCACGGCGATCGAAGTGGACGAGATGCTTCCTGCGGTCGCTCAAGGTGCCATCGGGATCGAGCGGCGCGCCGATGATAGCCGCTGTGCCGAGATGCTCGCGGCAATCCATCACCACGAGACGGGCCTTCGTCTTGCGGCAGAACGGGCGTTCCTTGCTGCACTCGACGGGTCGTGCGAGACGCCGATTGGCGGCTTGGCCGAGCTGGATGGTGGGACGATTCGTCTGCGCGGCGAGATTTTGCGAACCGATGGCTCCGAGTCCGTGGCCGACGATGCAACCGCCGCCATCGAGGACGGTGCAGCGCTGGGCCGCGAGATGGCCGCCAAGCTTCTGGAGCTGTCGGGACCCAACTTTTTCTAA
- a CDS encoding class I SAM-dependent methyltransferase, whose amino-acid sequence MSTALDQGLLAFPETSVRVMRPEPDYDLSSVQKDRVTISHSFEPDLTQWAAAGFTLSDTPCDVTIVVLPKSKALGRAMIAEATATSGLVVVDGNKSEGVDSYFKDVRAKLGDLPNVAKAHGRLFWFDGKSDVFADWAVGAPTKGAHGYYTTAGVFSDGEIDKGSLCLVEALPEKLSGRVADFGAGWGYLSAKVLEREGVKALDLIEAEKLSLDCARLNITDERASFHWDDATTFKAKDPYQVIVMNPPFHKGRAAEPALGQQFIASAARNLSTSGHLWMVANRHLPYEAALRESFKNVEEVRGTSAFKVFHASRPKQ is encoded by the coding sequence TTGAGCACCGCCCTCGACCAAGGGCTATTGGCGTTTCCCGAAACATCGGTTCGGGTTATGCGACCCGAGCCCGACTATGACCTGTCTTCGGTTCAAAAAGATCGTGTTACGATCTCGCATAGCTTCGAACCCGACTTGACCCAATGGGCTGCGGCGGGCTTCACGCTCTCCGACACGCCCTGCGACGTGACGATCGTCGTTCTGCCCAAGTCCAAGGCGCTGGGCCGCGCGATGATCGCCGAGGCGACGGCGACCTCCGGTCTTGTGGTCGTGGACGGTAATAAATCCGAAGGTGTCGATTCCTATTTCAAGGACGTGCGGGCCAAACTTGGCGACCTTCCGAATGTTGCCAAGGCGCATGGTCGCTTGTTCTGGTTCGACGGGAAATCCGATGTCTTTGCAGACTGGGCCGTCGGTGCGCCGACCAAGGGGGCGCATGGATATTACACGACAGCGGGCGTGTTCTCTGATGGCGAGATCGACAAAGGGTCGCTTTGCCTTGTCGAGGCGCTCCCCGAAAAGCTTTCGGGACGTGTTGCGGATTTCGGCGCGGGCTGGGGCTATCTGTCGGCCAAGGTGCTCGAACGCGAGGGTGTAAAGGCCCTCGACCTGATCGAAGCAGAGAAACTTTCGCTTGACTGTGCGCGATTGAATATCACGGATGAACGGGCGTCCTTCCACTGGGACGATGCCACAACCTTCAAAGCCAAAGACCCTTATCAGGTCATTGTGATGAACCCGCCGTTCCACAAAGGTCGCGCTGCCGAGCCTGCGCTTGGACAACAGTTTATCGCCTCTGCCGCGCGCAACCTGTCGACCTCGGGGCATTTGTGGATGGTGGCAAACCGTCATCTTCCCTATGAGGCGGCTCTAAGAGAGAGTTTCAAGAACGTTGAGGAAGTGCGCGGCACATCCGCGTTTAAGGTCTTTCACGCTTCCCGTCCGAAGCAGTAA
- the clpS gene encoding ATP-dependent Clp protease adapter ClpS has product MADQEGGDDNEIGVKLAVRPKTKRPPLYKVLILNDDYTPMEFVVQVLERFFQMNHAQAFELMLTVHKKGVAVVGVFTYEIAETKVAMVMDFAQRHQHPLQCTMEKE; this is encoded by the coding sequence ATGGCTGATCAAGAAGGCGGCGACGATAATGAAATCGGCGTTAAACTTGCTGTGCGCCCAAAGACCAAGCGCCCGCCGCTGTATAAAGTGCTTATTCTCAATGACGACTATACCCCGATGGAGTTCGTCGTTCAGGTGCTTGAGCGGTTCTTCCAGATGAACCATGCGCAGGCGTTCGAACTCATGCTGACCGTCCACAAAAAGGGCGTCGCCGTCGTCGGTGTCTTTACCTACGAGATTGCCGAGACCAAAGTCGCGATGGTCATGGATTTTGCCCAGCGTCACCAGCATCCCCTTCAATGCACGATGGAGAAAGAGTGA
- the puuE gene encoding allantoinase PuuE, with amino-acid sequence MQRYLRDLRGYGPTPPDAKWPNGAKIALQIVLNYEEGGENCILHGDAASEAFLSEIVGAAQWPNQRHWNMESIYEYGARSGFWRLYRLLKDLPITVYGVATALARSPEQVAAMKEAGWEIASHGLKWVEHKDMPEEVERAAIAEAVRLHTEVVGERPKGWYTGRCSDNTVRLVAEEGGFAYVSDTYADDLPYYMTFDGRDQLILPYTLDTNDMRFATPQGFNSGDQFFSYLCDAFDELYEEGVEGSPKMLNIGLHCRLVGRPGRVAALRRFIDYAKTKEGVWFATREQIAEHWVRTHPPVPQLRPSQMDRDTFVKTFGAIFEHSAWIAERAFDLELGPAHDCVEGIHNALARMFRSASATERLGVLTAHPDLAGKLAQAKRLTPESTSEQASAGLDMLTDEEREAFTSMNAAYVEKFGFPFIIAVRDNTKASIRTAFENRLNNTRDEEFVEACRQVERIAYHRLKDLFK; translated from the coding sequence TTGCAGCGCTATCTACGTGACCTTCGGGGCTATGGCCCCACTCCCCCCGATGCGAAATGGCCGAATGGAGCGAAAATCGCGCTCCAGATCGTGCTGAACTATGAAGAAGGCGGCGAAAACTGCATTCTTCATGGTGATGCGGCGTCCGAGGCGTTTCTTTCGGAAATCGTCGGCGCGGCCCAATGGCCGAACCAGCGACATTGGAACATGGAGTCGATCTATGAATACGGTGCGCGTTCCGGCTTTTGGCGTCTTTATCGGTTGCTCAAAGATCTTCCCATTACGGTCTATGGTGTTGCCACCGCTCTTGCCCGCTCTCCCGAGCAGGTTGCGGCGATGAAAGAGGCGGGCTGGGAGATCGCCAGCCATGGTCTCAAATGGGTCGAGCACAAGGATATGCCCGAAGAGGTCGAGCGCGCGGCCATTGCAGAGGCCGTGCGGCTCCACACCGAAGTCGTCGGCGAGCGTCCCAAGGGATGGTATACGGGCCGCTGTTCGGACAACACGGTAAGGCTCGTCGCGGAAGAGGGTGGTTTTGCCTATGTCTCCGATACCTATGCCGACGATCTTCCCTATTACATGACGTTCGACGGGCGTGATCAGTTGATCCTTCCCTATACGCTCGACACGAACGACATGCGCTTTGCCACGCCGCAGGGGTTCAATTCGGGCGACCAGTTCTTCTCTTATCTTTGCGACGCGTTCGACGAGCTCTACGAAGAAGGCGTGGAAGGCTCCCCCAAGATGCTCAACATCGGGCTTCATTGCCGGCTTGTCGGGCGTCCGGGGCGGGTGGCCGCGCTTCGCCGGTTTATCGACTATGCCAAGACTAAGGAGGGTGTCTGGTTCGCGACCCGCGAGCAGATCGCCGAGCATTGGGTTCGCACCCATCCGCCCGTGCCGCAACTTCGTCCTTCGCAGATGGACCGCGACACCTTTGTTAAAACCTTTGGCGCGATATTCGAGCATTCCGCATGGATTGCAGAGCGGGCTTTCGACCTCGAGCTTGGCCCTGCGCATGACTGCGTCGAAGGCATCCATAATGCTCTTGCCCGTATGTTCAGGAGTGCTTCTGCAACGGAACGGCTCGGCGTGTTGACGGCGCACCCCGATTTGGCAGGCAAGCTGGCACAGGCCAAGCGCCTTACGCCTGAATCCACCTCTGAACAGGCGTCGGCGGGGCTCGATATGCTTACCGATGAGGAGCGTGAGGCCTTTACGTCGATGAATGCGGCCTATGTCGAGAAATTCGGCTTCCCGTTTATTATCGCGGTACGTGACAACACCAAGGCCAGCATCCGCACGGCCTTCGAGAACCGCTTGAACAACACGCGTGACGAGGAATTCGTCGAAGCCTGCCGTCAGGTCGAGCGCATCGCCTATCATCGTCTCAAGGATCTCTTCAAATGA
- the hemF gene encoding oxygen-dependent coproporphyrinogen oxidase: MTEAMIDEKNRASAWFRELRDQIVAAFEGLEDSLEDGPTAQMPAGRFEVTETKRASEDGTDAGGGLMSVMRGGRVFEKVGVNVSTVYGTLGPAAQKAMAARGVPGIEKDPRFWASGISLVAHMQNPHCPAVHMNTRMFWTPNAWWFGGGSDLNPCIEYDEDTAHFHQVQKNHLDPHGADFYPRLKEWADEYFYVPHRGRARGVGGVFMDDHNSGDWEKDFTLTQDIGRAFLPAYVPLVEKRRKQAWSDADKDTQLIHRGLYAEYNLVYDRGTKFGLATGHDANAVLMSLPPLAKWV, encoded by the coding sequence ATGACAGAGGCAATGATCGACGAAAAGAACCGCGCATCGGCATGGTTCCGTGAGCTCAGGGATCAAATCGTAGCCGCGTTCGAGGGGTTGGAGGATTCGCTCGAGGATGGGCCGACCGCCCAGATGCCGGCGGGACGGTTCGAAGTGACCGAGACCAAACGCGCCTCCGAGGATGGAACCGATGCGGGCGGCGGTCTGATGTCCGTGATGCGTGGCGGCCGTGTGTTCGAGAAGGTCGGGGTCAACGTCTCGACCGTCTATGGCACGCTCGGCCCCGCGGCACAAAAAGCGATGGCGGCGCGCGGTGTGCCGGGGATCGAGAAAGACCCGCGGTTCTGGGCTTCGGGGATCAGTCTTGTTGCCCATATGCAGAATCCGCACTGTCCTGCGGTCCATATGAACACCCGCATGTTCTGGACCCCGAATGCCTGGTGGTTCGGGGGTGGTTCCGATCTTAATCCTTGCATCGAATATGACGAGGATACCGCGCATTTCCATCAGGTGCAGAAAAACCACCTCGACCCGCATGGCGCGGATTTCTATCCGCGTCTCAAGGAATGGGCGGACGAGTATTTCTATGTGCCTCATCGCGGCCGCGCGCGCGGCGTGGGAGGTGTCTTTATGGACGATCACAATTCGGGCGATTGGGAAAAGGATTTCACACTGACCCAGGATATCGGCCGCGCGTTTCTTCCTGCCTATGTGCCGCTCGTCGAGAAGCGCCGCAAACAGGCGTGGTCGGATGCAGACAAAGACACTCAACTGATCCATCGCGGGCTCTATGCCGAATATAACCTCGTGTATGACCGTGGCACCAAATTCGGTCTGGCCACCGGACATGATGCGAATGCGGTTCTGATGAGCCTTCCGCCTCTGGCGAAATGGGTCTGA
- a CDS encoding SDR family oxidoreductase translates to MSFSIAGKTAIVTGAANGVGLAIGRQFVEAGANVMFADMDEAALEREVGPEAKEENAPIRIFSGDLRKKLNVANLISATVDAFERIDILVNATRQVALTDPLDADDNTVMDLLEQNMLTSLRLSQAIARRMIKQGEGQDEGSLGTIINLSSIAARRTHPELLAYSVSAAALDQMTRSLAVALAPKRIRVNGVAFGSVMSASLKAKLKDNDEFRKDIIAHTPLQRIANANEVCDAVQYLASDAASFVTGQIMTVDGGRTLLDPVGCAAH, encoded by the coding sequence ATGTCTTTTTCCATTGCAGGCAAAACAGCAATCGTCACCGGCGCCGCCAACGGCGTAGGCTTGGCCATCGGACGCCAATTTGTCGAAGCGGGCGCGAATGTGATGTTCGCGGATATGGACGAAGCCGCGCTCGAGCGCGAGGTCGGCCCCGAGGCCAAAGAAGAGAATGCGCCGATCCGTATTTTTTCTGGGGACCTTCGAAAGAAGCTCAACGTCGCGAACCTTATCTCTGCCACAGTGGACGCATTCGAACGGATCGACATTCTGGTGAACGCAACCCGTCAAGTGGCGCTTACCGATCCTCTTGATGCCGACGACAATACGGTCATGGACCTTCTGGAGCAGAATATGCTCACCTCGCTGCGACTGTCCCAAGCCATTGCGCGGCGCATGATCAAGCAGGGCGAAGGTCAGGACGAGGGAAGTCTCGGGACGATCATCAACCTGTCCTCCATCGCAGCGCGCCGCACGCACCCCGAACTTTTGGCCTATTCCGTTTCGGCTGCGGCGCTCGACCAGATGACGCGTTCGCTTGCGGTTGCCCTCGCGCCCAAGCGCATTCGGGTGAACGGCGTTGCCTTCGGCAGTGTGATGAGCGCTTCACTCAAGGCCAAACTCAAGGACAACGACGAATTCCGCAAGGATATCATCGCGCATACGCCGCTTCAGCGGATTGCGAACGCCAACGAGGTTTGCGACGCGGTCCAGTATCTAGCGTCCGATGCCGCCAGTTTCGTGACGGGCCAGATCATGACGGTGGACGGCGGGCGCACTCTGCTCGATCCCGTCGGGTGCGCCGCGCACTAA
- the uraH gene encoding hydroxyisourate hydrolase → MSGFLTTHVLDTARGCPAKGLKIELFRLSGNGRHLLKTLVTNDDGRTDEQILPASEFEIGEYELVFHAGAYLDASGTPPESPRFLDIVPIRFGMSEAAHYHVPLLLSPFGYSTYRGS, encoded by the coding sequence ATGAGCGGCTTTCTGACTACCCACGTTCTCGATACGGCGCGCGGTTGCCCTGCAAAGGGGCTGAAAATCGAACTTTTTAGGCTGTCTGGAAACGGGCGCCATCTGCTCAAAACGCTCGTCACCAATGACGATGGACGCACGGACGAACAAATCCTTCCCGCGTCAGAGTTCGAAATCGGGGAATACGAGCTTGTTTTTCATGCTGGCGCCTATCTCGACGCTTCGGGCACGCCACCCGAAAGCCCGCGCTTCCTCGATATCGTGCCGATCCGTTTCGGAATGTCCGAAGCGGCGCATTACCACGTTCCGCTCCTCCTTTCGCCCTTTGGCTACTCGACCTATCGCGGCAGCTGA
- a CDS encoding urate hydroxylase PuuD, whose translation MTDAIILWEWIGFAVRWLHVITAMAWIGSSFYFIALDLGLRKAPDLPPGAHGEEWQVHGGGFYHIRKFLVAPERMPEHLTWFKWESYTTWLSGAALLMVVYWAGAELYLIDATKADLAVWQGIAISAGSLTIGWLVYDALCKSPLGERPTLLMVLLFGMLVAMSYGYNQIFTGRAALLHLGAFTATIMTANVFFIIMPNQRIVVGDLKAGRVPDAKYGKIAKLRSTHNNYLTLPVVFLMLSNHYPLAFATEYSWIIASLVFLMGVTIRHYFNTRHAGKGNPTWTWLITAVIFVIIAWLSTRPAFEGYDTAMERPLTAYEQLFASAEGFEDAQDIVLGRCSMCHAREPVWDGIHRAPKGVLLETPSDIARNAQAIYVQAGITHAMPPANITMVEAEHRAALIRWYRAATQKAL comes from the coding sequence ATGACAGACGCAATAATCCTTTGGGAATGGATCGGCTTTGCGGTGCGGTGGCTTCATGTCATCACGGCAATGGCTTGGATCGGCTCTTCGTTTTACTTTATCGCGCTTGATCTCGGGCTTCGCAAAGCGCCGGACCTCCCCCCTGGCGCGCATGGCGAAGAATGGCAGGTCCACGGCGGCGGCTTCTATCACATCCGCAAATTCCTCGTGGCGCCCGAGCGCATGCCCGAGCACCTCACATGGTTCAAATGGGAAAGCTACACCACTTGGCTGAGCGGTGCCGCACTCCTCATGGTGGTCTATTGGGCAGGGGCCGAGCTTTATCTCATCGACGCGACCAAGGCCGATCTTGCCGTCTGGCAAGGGATCGCGATCTCGGCGGGATCACTGACCATCGGCTGGCTGGTCTATGACGCGCTCTGCAAATCACCGCTCGGGGAGCGCCCCACACTCCTGATGGTGCTGCTCTTCGGAATGCTCGTGGCCATGTCCTATGGCTACAACCAGATTTTCACGGGTCGTGCGGCGCTTCTGCATCTCGGTGCCTTTACCGCAACGATCATGACGGCAAACGTGTTCTTCATCATCATGCCGAACCAGAGGATCGTGGTCGGCGACCTCAAGGCGGGACGTGTTCCCGATGCGAAATACGGCAAGATCGCCAAGCTGCGTTCGACCCACAACAACTATCTCACGCTGCCTGTCGTCTTCCTGATGCTCTCGAACCACTATCCTCTCGCTTTTGCGACCGAATACAGCTGGATCATCGCCTCGCTCGTATTCCTGATGGGCGTGACCATCCGCCACTACTTCAACACCCGTCACGCAGGCAAAGGAAACCCGACGTGGACGTGGCTTATCACGGCCGTGATCTTTGTGATCATCGCGTGGCTTTCGACCCGCCCTGCGTTCGAGGGCTACGACACCGCGATGGAGCGCCCCCTCACCGCCTATGAACAGCTTTTCGCAAGCGCCGAGGGCTTCGAGGATGCCCAAGACATCGTGCTGGGCCGCTGCTCCATGTGCCACGCGCGCGAACCTGTCTGGGACGGAATCCACCGCGCCCCCAAGGGTGTCCTGCTCGAGACGCCCTCCGACATCGCGCGCAACGCCCAAGCGATCTATGTGCAGGCGGGGATCACCCACGCCATGCCGCCCGCAAATATCACGATGGTAGAAGCCGAGCACCGCGCGGCCCTCATTCGCTGGTATCGCGCCGCAACGCAAAAAGCCCTCTGA
- a CDS encoding ureidoglycolate lyase — translation MSSTIKAVPLTADAFAPFGDVLEVTGAPTKIINQGLCGRYHDLAKLDFSDGRAGISLFDAEPRDIPLALDMMERHPEGSQAFLPMTEHPFLVIVAEDAGGRPAEPKAFLALSGQGVNYHRNTWHGVLTPLHAPGRFAVVDRIGEGANLEEFWFDTPYSITV, via the coding sequence ATGAGCAGCACGATCAAGGCCGTTCCCTTGACCGCAGACGCGTTTGCGCCCTTCGGTGACGTGCTCGAGGTGACGGGCGCGCCGACCAAGATCATCAATCAGGGGCTATGCGGCCGCTATCACGATCTGGCCAAACTCGATTTTTCGGATGGACGCGCGGGGATCAGTCTCTTTGATGCCGAGCCGCGCGATATCCCGCTTGCGCTTGATATGATGGAGCGGCACCCCGAGGGCAGTCAGGCATTTTTGCCGATGACCGAGCATCCCTTTCTGGTGATCGTTGCGGAGGACGCAGGCGGAAGACCCGCCGAGCCCAAGGCGTTTCTTGCTTTGTCGGGGCAGGGTGTAAACTATCACCGCAATACATGGCACGGGGTTCTGACGCCGCTGCATGCTCCGGGTCGGTTTGCGGTCGTGGACCGGATCGGCGAGGGTGCGAACCTTGAGGAGTTTTGGTTCGACACCCCCTATTCGATCACAGTTTAA